Proteins from a single region of Ensifer adhaerens:
- a CDS encoding septal ring lytic transglycosylase RlpA family protein: protein MTPAKIKTAAAAALFTTAIGLVSVSDSHAAGAGCGGASWYALSSKTASGERMNAAHLTAAHRSLKFGTKVQVTNKRNGKSVIVRINDRGPFIRGRVMDLSKAAASQIGMVRSGTASVCYRVINS from the coding sequence TTGACGCCAGCGAAGATCAAGACGGCTGCCGCTGCAGCGCTGTTCACGACCGCTATCGGTCTCGTTTCCGTTTCCGATAGCCATGCAGCCGGCGCCGGCTGCGGCGGCGCATCCTGGTATGCGCTGAGCTCCAAGACCGCCTCCGGGGAGCGCATGAATGCCGCTCACCTGACGGCCGCCCACCGCAGCCTGAAATTCGGAACCAAGGTCCAGGTGACCAACAAGCGCAACGGCAAGAGCGTGATCGTTCGCATCAACGATCGCGGGCCGTTCATCCGCGGACGCGTCATGGATCTTTCCAAGGCCGCGGCTTCGCAGATCGGCATGGTACGCTCCGGCACCGCCAGCGTCTGTTATCGCGTCATCAATTCCTGA